The following proteins are encoded in a genomic region of Dokdonia donghaensis DSW-1:
- a CDS encoding VWA domain-containing protein → MKTLLLLAATLGTLTNSIAGELKVENYAFAKAETSSLHISTPKPDANTIKVALLLDTSNSMDGLIDQARAQLWELVNELALAKCGNDSQPDLKIALYEYGNDRLNAREGYIRMVSAFSTDLDEISKNLFSLTTNGGNEYCGNVIQTSLNQLDWGKNANDLNLIFIAGNEPFDQGPIAYQSAASNACGKDVTINTIFCGDYNQGVKTHWKDGAALTKGDYIAINSDRTTVHIPSPYDDEILHKNAALNKTYVGYGNLASSKMALQSSQDSNAEAYGSANAVKRAVSKSSRLYKNSSWDLVDALDDNEHIVEELEVSELPKELKGKDEEEIKAYIAQKKKERTKIQEEIATLNKKRQSYVATKTDKKDNELRNALIEAIKKQGKVKDYHWEE, encoded by the coding sequence ATGAAAACGCTATTGCTACTTGCTGCTACCCTGGGAACACTCACAAACAGTATAGCAGGAGAACTTAAAGTGGAGAATTACGCTTTCGCGAAAGCGGAAACCTCATCACTACACATCTCTACACCAAAACCTGACGCAAATACCATAAAAGTCGCTTTACTGCTGGACACCTCAAATAGTATGGATGGTCTTATAGACCAGGCAAGGGCTCAACTCTGGGAACTTGTAAACGAGCTTGCACTTGCAAAATGTGGTAATGACTCACAACCAGATCTTAAAATTGCCCTTTATGAATACGGTAATGATCGCCTTAATGCAAGAGAGGGATACATTAGAATGGTGAGCGCCTTTAGCACAGATCTAGATGAGATTTCTAAAAATCTTTTCTCACTCACAACAAATGGTGGTAACGAGTATTGTGGCAATGTGATACAAACCTCGCTCAACCAACTAGACTGGGGTAAAAATGCAAACGACCTTAATTTAATATTTATAGCCGGCAATGAACCCTTTGACCAAGGACCTATTGCTTATCAAAGTGCTGCCAGCAATGCTTGCGGGAAAGATGTAACCATAAACACTATCTTTTGTGGTGATTATAATCAAGGTGTTAAAACACATTGGAAAGATGGTGCTGCACTTACAAAAGGTGACTACATTGCAATAAATAGCGACCGTACAACGGTACATATCCCTTCTCCTTATGACGATGAGATTTTACATAAAAACGCTGCTCTTAACAAAACCTATGTAGGGTATGGAAATCTTGCCTCTAGCAAGATGGCACTACAAAGTAGCCAAGATAGTAATGCAGAAGCCTATGGTAGTGCAAATGCTGTAAAAAGAGCCGTAAGCAAGAGCTCAAGGTTATATAAAAATAGTAGCTGGGATCTTGTAGATGCACTAGATGATAATGAGCATATTGTAGAAGAGCTTGAAGTATCAGAACTTCCTAAGGAATTAAAAGGAAAGGACGAGGAGGAAATCAAAGCATATATCGCTCAAAAAAAGAAAGAACGTACAAAAATACAAGAGGAGATTGCCACTCTTAATAAAAAGCGTCAATCATATGTAGCCACAAAGACAGATAAGAAAGATAACGAGCTGCGCAACGCCCTAATTGAAGCCATAAAAAAGCAGGGTAAAGTAAAAGATTACCACTGGGAAGAATAA
- a CDS encoding iron-sulfur cluster biogenesis protein NfuA, giving the protein MATYNISVEGTSNPAIKKFQADQFLVNHNSYEFKNIDEASNSPLAQQLFYLPFVKTVYIAQNFVAIEKYNIVEWIDVQQEVANQVEDYLNNNGLVIIEDVAAKKIPVTVYAESTPNPSTIKFVANKKLVTTSFEFKSIDDTANAPMAKALFHFPFVKEVFFDENYISVQKYDMAEWDEVVTETREFIRDYIQDGKEIVTAEQLKTPQQVDAIAEEKFETLDDVSKEIVNIIEEYVKPAVASDGGNIVFKHYDEKTQNVSVILQGACSGCPSSTFTLKNGIENMLKQMLPGKINMVEAING; this is encoded by the coding sequence ATGGCAACATATAATATATCTGTAGAAGGAACATCAAATCCTGCAATAAAAAAATTTCAAGCAGATCAATTTCTTGTTAATCACAATAGCTACGAATTTAAAAATATAGATGAGGCTTCAAACTCTCCACTTGCACAGCAACTGTTTTACTTACCATTTGTAAAAACAGTTTACATCGCACAAAACTTTGTCGCGATAGAAAAATATAATATCGTAGAGTGGATAGATGTGCAGCAAGAAGTTGCAAACCAAGTAGAAGATTATCTTAATAATAACGGGCTTGTAATTATAGAAGACGTTGCTGCCAAAAAAATACCAGTAACAGTATATGCAGAGTCTACTCCTAACCCGTCTACTATTAAGTTTGTAGCAAATAAAAAGCTGGTAACAACCTCTTTTGAGTTTAAAAGTATTGATGATACTGCAAATGCACCTATGGCCAAGGCGCTTTTTCACTTTCCATTTGTAAAAGAAGTATTTTTTGATGAAAATTATATCTCAGTCCAGAAGTATGATATGGCAGAGTGGGATGAGGTTGTAACAGAGACACGTGAGTTTATACGTGACTACATTCAAGATGGAAAAGAAATCGTAACTGCAGAGCAGCTCAAAACTCCTCAACAAGTAGACGCCATCGCCGAAGAAAAATTTGAAACTCTAGATGACGTTTCAAAGGAGATTGTAAATATTATAGAAGAATATGTAAAACCTGCCGTTGCTAGTGATGGAGGTAATATTGTTTTTAAACACTATGACGAGAAGACTCAAAACGTCTCGGTAATTTTACAAGGTGCTTGTAGCGGTTGTCCTTCTAGTACGTTTACACTTAAAAACGGAATAGAAAATATGCTTAAGCAAATGCTACCAGGTAAGATTAATATGGTAGAAGCTATTAACGGCTAG
- a CDS encoding type IX secretion system membrane protein PorP/SprF: MSLKKSYFLIALFFAQYAIAQEGIPVYLDYLQDNLYLLHPSMAGASQTTKLRGTARGQWAGVDDAPALQTVSMNGRVGEKIGVGGILFNDRNGYFSQQGAYATFAYHLMLGRSFADLNQLSFGISAGIIQGKLDETNFDLTDFDPVISGIEQSDSYLNVDFGMSYNFLDFSAHFTVKNAIPAKRDIFSENFEPNNQRRYIVSMAYAVTPNYTDWSFEPSVMFQATEQTGEATLDVNAKAYYKLDWGRLWGGLSYRRSFDGAEFTTNGETVDVQKLQYVTPFIGGMYDRFIFGYTYSYQSNSVVLTNGGFHQITLGLNLGVNKDPYDCNCPAIN, translated from the coding sequence ATGAGTTTGAAGAAATCCTACTTTCTAATAGCCTTGTTTTTTGCGCAATATGCTATTGCACAAGAGGGAATACCTGTATACCTTGATTACTTACAAGATAACCTGTATTTATTACACCCATCTATGGCAGGAGCCTCTCAAACCACAAAGTTAAGAGGAACTGCTCGTGGCCAGTGGGCAGGAGTAGATGATGCACCAGCATTACAAACGGTTAGTATGAATGGTCGAGTAGGTGAGAAAATAGGTGTAGGAGGTATCCTTTTTAATGATAGAAATGGATACTTTTCTCAGCAAGGTGCTTATGCAACATTTGCTTATCACTTAATGCTAGGTCGTAGCTTTGCAGATCTTAACCAGCTTTCTTTTGGTATAAGCGCTGGTATAATACAGGGTAAACTAGACGAGACTAATTTTGACCTCACAGATTTTGATCCAGTAATTTCAGGAATAGAGCAAAGTGATTCTTACTTAAATGTAGATTTTGGAATGTCTTATAACTTCTTAGACTTCTCTGCACATTTTACAGTCAAGAATGCAATACCTGCAAAGCGTGATATTTTTAGTGAAAATTTTGAGCCAAACAACCAGCGTCGTTATATAGTCTCAATGGCATATGCGGTAACACCTAATTATACAGACTGGAGTTTTGAGCCATCTGTAATGTTTCAAGCAACAGAGCAAACGGGTGAAGCTACACTAGATGTAAATGCAAAAGCATACTATAAACTTGACTGGGGACGTCTCTGGGGAGGTTTATCATATAGAAGAAGTTTTGACGGAGCAGAGTTTACAACAAATGGTGAAACTGTAGATGTGCAAAAATTACAATACGTTACACCTTTTATAGGAGGAATGTATGATCGCTTTATTTTTGGTTACACATACTCATACCAGAGCAATTCTGTAGTGCTTACTAATGGTGGTTTCCACCAGATTACATTAGGTCTTAATTTAGGAGTAAATAAAGATCCTTATGACTGTAATTGCCCTGCAATAAATTAA
- a CDS encoding OmpA/MotB family protein, which translates to MSISRISKNTLLIALTAGMITSCVSKKKYTQLQSEYDTTKVTLTKTKVEKEEIEAKYAAIEQRVDDYNNKINALKDTNTDLQASNDSKFEITTNGTVMSENTKKKLRAALANVDPSELAQAQTLEDSMNLAVSHKLIRSLDRDVYGDNASKDINIDIDDTVVQISISDKMLFRSGSYRVSKEADDLLRRIAAVVNSEPAVEVMVEGHTDSRTIKKGSYLKDNWDLSVQRATAIVRELQNKHNVDPAKLIASGRSSYVPLVENNSKENMSRNRRTRILILPNLDKFLALMASNE; encoded by the coding sequence ATGAGTATTTCAAGAATATCAAAAAACACCTTACTTATTGCACTTACTGCTGGAATGATAACCTCTTGCGTTTCAAAGAAAAAATATACCCAACTACAATCTGAGTATGACACTACAAAGGTTACACTTACCAAAACTAAAGTGGAGAAAGAGGAGATAGAAGCAAAATATGCTGCTATAGAGCAACGAGTAGATGATTATAATAATAAAATTAACGCTCTTAAAGACACTAACACAGATTTACAAGCCTCAAATGATTCAAAATTTGAGATTACTACAAATGGTACTGTGATGTCTGAGAATACAAAAAAGAAGCTTAGAGCTGCACTTGCAAATGTAGACCCAAGTGAGCTTGCACAAGCACAAACACTTGAAGACTCTATGAATCTAGCTGTATCGCATAAACTTATACGCAGCCTAGATCGTGATGTATATGGAGATAATGCAAGCAAAGATATTAATATCGATATAGATGATACCGTTGTGCAAATCTCTATCTCAGATAAGATGTTATTTCGCTCAGGAAGCTATAGAGTAAGCAAAGAGGCAGATGATCTTTTAAGACGTATTGCAGCAGTTGTAAATTCTGAACCTGCAGTAGAGGTAATGGTAGAAGGACACACAGATAGCCGCACCATTAAAAAGGGTTCTTACCTTAAAGACAACTGGGACTTAAGTGTACAGCGAGCTACGGCAATAGTACGCGAGTTACAAAATAAACATAACGTAGACCCAGCAAAGCTCATAGCCTCTGGAAGAAGCAGTTATGTACCACTTGTAGAAAACAACAGCAAAGAGAATATGTCCAGAAATAGAAGAACACGTATTCTTATTTTACCCAACTTAGATAAGTTTTTAGCACTTATGGCTTCAAATGAGTAA
- a CDS encoding OmpH family outer membrane protein, translating to MKTNVFILLIATFLISLSAQGQRASGVRIGYIDMEYILENVPEYQEASSQLDEKVARWKGEIETKLEEVSAMKKQLDNERALLTKELIEERDEEIAFERDQILEYQQKRFGPGGDLAIQRRQLVEPVQDQVFNAVQEISAAKKFDLVFDKSSDLMMLYTADRLNISDQVLRSITRAAKRNQINNKKEERDFDIDEAKTVEQDKATQERQRAIEAKKSEREAALEARNKERNAQKAERQAAFEERRKKLLEERKRKKDSITAVREAKAASRNSGTPTLDKKTGDALSAKEAALEARKRRKDSIIAVRKAKRDSIIEARKRKANPSQADGEDGGGI from the coding sequence AGCAACTTTCCTTATAAGCCTTAGCGCTCAAGGTCAACGAGCAAGTGGTGTACGTATAGGTTATATTGATATGGAATACATTCTCGAGAATGTACCAGAATATCAAGAAGCTTCCTCACAACTTGATGAAAAAGTTGCACGATGGAAAGGAGAGATAGAAACAAAACTCGAAGAAGTATCTGCAATGAAAAAACAGCTAGATAACGAACGAGCACTATTAACGAAAGAACTTATAGAAGAGCGTGATGAAGAGATTGCTTTTGAGAGAGATCAAATCTTAGAATATCAACAAAAACGCTTTGGACCTGGAGGAGATCTCGCTATACAAAGAAGACAACTCGTAGAACCCGTACAAGATCAAGTTTTTAATGCGGTGCAAGAGATATCTGCAGCCAAAAAGTTTGACTTAGTTTTTGATAAATCTTCAGATCTTATGATGCTTTATACTGCAGACCGCCTTAACATAAGCGATCAAGTATTAAGAAGTATCACTCGTGCTGCAAAGCGCAACCAGATAAACAATAAGAAAGAAGAAAGAGACTTTGATATAGACGAAGCAAAAACTGTAGAGCAAGACAAAGCTACCCAAGAAAGACAACGTGCTATAGAGGCAAAAAAATCTGAGCGCGAGGCAGCACTAGAAGCACGTAATAAAGAACGTAATGCTCAAAAGGCAGAGCGTCAAGCAGCTTTTGAAGAAAGAAGAAAGAAACTTCTTGAAGAACGTAAACGTAAAAAAGACTCTATTACAGCTGTGCGTGAGGCAAAAGCAGCAAGTAGAAATTCTGGAACTCCAACTTTAGATAAAAAAACAGGTGATGCACTCTCTGCAAAAGAAGCAGCCCTAGAGGCAAGAAAAAGAAGAAAAGATTCTATAATTGCTGTACGTAAAGCAAAAAGAGATTCTATTATAGAAGCTAGAAAAAGAAAAGCAAATCCTTCACAAGCAGATGGCGAAGATGGAGGAGGTATTTAA
- a CDS encoding LytR/AlgR family response regulator transcription factor has product MELKTIIVEDEDTSREILRNYLTKYCPKVTIVGEAENVDEALVLIRNHKLDLVFLDVEMPKGNAFDLLEQVGDRTFDTVFVTAYNQYAMDALNTHASYYLLKPVSIDELIKAVDYIIEIKSKENALENKVLTTHNMDKQGKITIPVQDGFEVLPAKDILYCQADDNYTQIFMKSGDKKLVSKTLKFFEVALTDFGFARVHKSFLVNVNEITGYKKGKGGSVVMSTGKEVLVSASQKSNLLAYFQ; this is encoded by the coding sequence ATGGAGCTTAAAACAATCATAGTAGAAGACGAAGACACAAGTAGAGAGATACTGCGCAACTACCTTACAAAATACTGTCCAAAGGTAACTATTGTTGGAGAGGCCGAAAATGTAGATGAAGCCCTTGTATTAATACGTAATCATAAACTAGATCTTGTCTTTTTAGATGTTGAGATGCCTAAGGGTAATGCCTTTGACCTGCTAGAGCAAGTGGGCGATCGTACATTTGATACAGTCTTTGTCACGGCATATAATCAGTATGCGATGGATGCGCTTAATACACACGCCTCATATTATTTACTTAAACCCGTTTCTATAGATGAGCTTATAAAAGCAGTAGACTATATAATCGAGATAAAGTCTAAAGAAAATGCACTAGAAAACAAGGTCCTTACCACACACAATATGGATAAGCAGGGTAAGATAACTATACCTGTACAAGATGGTTTTGAGGTGCTCCCGGCAAAAGATATCTTATACTGCCAGGCAGATGATAATTATACTCAGATTTTTATGAAATCTGGCGATAAGAAGCTAGTAAGTAAAACGCTCAAGTTTTTTGAAGTAGCCCTTACAGATTTTGGGTTTGCTCGAGTGCATAAGTCTTTTCTTGTAAATGTAAATGAGATCACTGGTTACAAAAAAGGAAAGGGCGGGAGCGTAGTTATGAGTACTGGTAAAGAGGTGCTTGTCTCGGCGAGTCAGAAGTCTAACCTGCTTGCTTATTTTCAATAA
- the murI gene encoding glutamate racemase has product MSNKDVIGIFDSGIGGISIWKEIVTRLPGEDTIYLADSINAPYGAKSKEDIIALSVKNTEKLIALGAKIIVIACNTATTNAINYLRENYKIPFIGIEPAIKPAAIQSQSKAIGILATKGTLNSALFQTTSERWTQGVDVIEVIGEGLVPLIEQGDLENLELYNLLESYIQPMVEKNIDYLVLGCSHYPYLIPLLKKMLPPHVAIIDSGLAVARQTEAVLKELNNLSGDVSSEHYLYTNGDVKVLKKVLLRFRESVKHTTTITISHKDF; this is encoded by the coding sequence ATGAGTAATAAGGATGTTATAGGAATTTTTGACAGTGGTATAGGGGGAATCTCCATCTGGAAAGAGATAGTGACTAGACTACCTGGCGAAGACACCATCTACCTTGCAGACAGTATAAACGCACCATATGGCGCAAAGTCTAAAGAGGATATCATTGCACTCTCTGTAAAAAACACAGAAAAACTCATTGCCCTAGGCGCCAAAATTATTGTAATAGCTTGCAACACCGCAACTACAAATGCCATAAACTATCTTAGAGAAAACTATAAAATTCCATTTATAGGTATAGAACCTGCTATCAAACCTGCAGCTATACAATCACAAAGTAAGGCAATAGGCATACTCGCTACAAAGGGCACACTTAACAGCGCGCTTTTTCAAACTACCTCAGAGCGATGGACACAAGGCGTAGATGTTATTGAGGTAATAGGAGAAGGTCTTGTACCTCTTATAGAGCAAGGAGATCTCGAGAATCTTGAGCTATACAACCTATTAGAATCCTATATACAGCCTATGGTCGAAAAAAACATAGACTACCTCGTACTAGGTTGCAGCCATTACCCCTACCTCATCCCATTATTAAAAAAGATGCTGCCTCCTCACGTAGCAATTATAGACTCTGGACTAGCTGTAGCTAGACAAACAGAGGCAGTTTTAAAAGAATTAAACAATCTTTCGGGGGATGTGTCAAGTGAGCACTACCTGTATACCAATGGAGATGTGAAGGTGCTTAAAAAGGTCTTATTACGCTTTCGCGAAAGCGTAAAACACACCACTACCATTACTATATCACATAAGGATTTTTAG
- a CDS encoding OmpH family outer membrane protein, protein MKQFTKVLAAIALIVGMSSAMQAQSKVAHINSQSLVEAMPSYKTAMAELDKLQKSYDADISGMGNELQKTLERYNREAETQTDEENQRRMNEVQETRTNIVKYQQSAMQKLEVKQQELIKPILEEARLAIQKVARAKGYEFVLDSTPGAGGVLMADGYDLMADAKAALGI, encoded by the coding sequence ATGAAACAGTTTACAAAAGTATTAGCAGCAATTGCACTTATCGTAGGAATGAGCAGCGCTATGCAAGCACAAAGCAAAGTTGCACACATTAACTCGCAGTCTCTTGTAGAAGCTATGCCTTCATATAAGACAGCTATGGCAGAGCTTGACAAGCTACAGAAGTCATACGATGCCGACATCTCAGGAATGGGTAATGAACTTCAAAAAACACTTGAGCGTTACAACCGTGAGGCAGAAACGCAAACAGATGAAGAGAACCAAAGACGTATGAACGAGGTACAAGAAACTCGTACTAACATTGTGAAGTACCAACAGTCTGCAATGCAAAAACTTGAAGTAAAACAACAAGAACTTATCAAACCTATCTTAGAAGAAGCTAGACTTGCTATCCAGAAAGTAGCACGAGCAAAAGGTTATGAGTTTGTACTTGACTCAACTCCAGGAGCAGGAGGCGTTCTTATGGCAGATGGTTACGATCTAATGGCAGATGCAAAAGCTGCTCTAGGCATATAA
- a CDS encoding histidine kinase, with product MRTRIYILCILCIALLSPALQAQQKNRAVSRSTNEIFILRGSVLDTETMKPVNKVNVEVTGGAYTKTGRDGEFRIEAKVGDELVVKSEDFETVYYTVKDKQRIRVEVRPLEEAIALEQMQDVEEELVSYKTYLNEAQSVYRRDAAAGVDQVAKALAIEGLSSQERAESFKLLGDIYSFWKQYDLAITNYKLSIKNTPSTAVEIALAKAYYNNKSYQESIRLYKRLESKKLTPQQLVTVKEGLGDAYVATGDYVTSITNYEAVERTVSELNKVSEAARVRTKIGDAYDQQGAQQEAASNYNKAAQLSSLEKTESSVRAKTNIADYYSRNKSYDAEIELRKSAIEDLSVVAPDSISNDDVITTQKQNYKIGFALAAQNKYDESITFLNKSIEEAKRKEDLTVETNARRRLSEIYRDKGDIDKFKEAYEAYKEVVDLSYNRKEQEISQATRFAKDITEQQNRIISLEKDRQLNESRYQLAFQEQELVKARDTRQKVIIGSLILVTALLMLTAFAMYRSSKKQQYANNVLALKSLRSQMNPHFIFNALNSVNSFIATNDERTANRYLSDFSILMRAVLENSEEDFIPLSCEIDLIKRYTMLEHFRFKNRFDYEIEVDEELDVDAFMIPPMLLQPYVENAVWHGMRYKEEKGKLQITFAQKNEETAVITVSDDGVGRKRSKELKTENQKKQKSKGMGNIKKRIAILNEMYGDRISVAVSDIFENGEGTQVQLFIKKA from the coding sequence ATGAGAACTAGAATTTACATATTATGCATACTCTGTATTGCCTTGCTGTCACCAGCATTGCAAGCACAGCAAAAAAATAGAGCCGTAAGCCGTAGCACAAACGAGATCTTCATTTTAAGAGGTAGTGTGCTAGATACCGAAACTATGAAGCCTGTAAACAAGGTAAATGTAGAGGTTACTGGAGGTGCTTACACAAAGACTGGCCGCGATGGGGAGTTTCGTATAGAGGCAAAAGTAGGTGATGAGCTTGTGGTTAAAAGTGAAGATTTTGAAACCGTTTATTATACAGTAAAAGATAAGCAGCGCATTAGGGTAGAGGTAAGACCACTAGAAGAGGCAATAGCACTCGAGCAAATGCAAGATGTAGAAGAAGAGTTAGTAAGCTACAAAACATATCTCAACGAGGCTCAATCTGTATATAGGAGAGATGCCGCTGCTGGCGTAGATCAAGTTGCAAAAGCACTTGCCATAGAGGGCTTGTCATCACAAGAGCGAGCAGAGAGTTTTAAATTACTAGGGGATATTTATAGTTTCTGGAAACAGTATGATCTTGCCATTACAAACTACAAGCTTAGTATAAAGAATACACCCAGCACTGCGGTAGAGATTGCTCTTGCAAAGGCATATTATAATAACAAAAGTTATCAAGAGAGTATACGTCTCTACAAAAGGTTAGAAAGCAAAAAGCTCACACCCCAACAGCTTGTTACAGTAAAAGAAGGTCTGGGAGACGCCTATGTTGCTACTGGTGACTATGTGACCTCTATTACAAATTATGAAGCTGTAGAGCGTACGGTTTCAGAGCTTAATAAAGTCTCAGAAGCTGCACGCGTGCGCACAAAAATAGGTGATGCTTATGACCAGCAAGGAGCGCAACAAGAAGCAGCATCAAACTATAACAAAGCGGCGCAGTTATCTAGTCTTGAGAAAACAGAATCTTCTGTAAGAGCAAAAACAAACATTGCAGATTATTATAGTAGAAACAAATCTTATGACGCAGAGATCGAGCTACGTAAATCTGCTATAGAAGACTTGAGTGTGGTTGCACCAGACTCTATTTCTAATGATGATGTGATTACAACTCAAAAGCAAAATTATAAGATAGGATTTGCACTGGCTGCTCAAAATAAATACGACGAGTCTATAACATTTCTTAACAAAAGTATTGAAGAAGCAAAGCGCAAAGAAGACCTCACGGTAGAAACTAATGCGCGTAGAAGACTTTCTGAGATATATAGAGATAAAGGTGACATAGATAAGTTTAAAGAAGCTTATGAGGCTTATAAAGAGGTGGTAGATCTTAGTTACAATCGTAAGGAACAAGAGATCTCACAAGCTACAAGATTTGCAAAAGATATTACAGAACAACAAAACCGAATCATAAGCCTAGAAAAAGATAGACAACTCAATGAGAGTAGATATCAGCTAGCTTTTCAAGAGCAAGAGCTCGTAAAGGCACGTGATACTAGACAAAAGGTGATTATAGGGTCATTAATTCTAGTGACAGCCTTGCTTATGCTTACAGCTTTTGCAATGTACCGTAGTAGTAAAAAGCAGCAGTATGCAAATAATGTACTTGCTCTTAAAAGTCTACGCTCACAGATGAATCCACATTTTATTTTTAATGCCCTTAATTCTGTTAATAGCTTTATAGCTACTAATGATGAGCGCACTGCAAATAGATACTTGTCTGACTTCTCTATACTAATGCGTGCCGTTTTAGAAAATAGTGAGGAGGATTTTATACCACTCTCTTGCGAGATAGATCTCATAAAGCGTTATACAATGCTAGAACATTTTAGGTTCAAAAATAGATTTGACTACGAGATCGAAGTAGATGAAGAGCTCGATGTAGACGCCTTTATGATACCTCCTATGTTGCTTCAGCCTTACGTAGAAAACGCGGTATGGCACGGTATGAGGTACAAAGAAGAAAAAGGAAAACTACAAATAACCTTTGCTCAAAAAAATGAAGAAACTGCGGTAATAACCGTGTCTGATGATGGAGTGGGGCGCAAGCGAAGCAAGGAGTTAAAAACCGAAAATCAAAAGAAACAGAAATCTAAAGGAATGGGTAATATCAAAAAGCGTATTGCAATCCTTAACGAGATGTATGGCGATAGAATAAGTGTTGCGGTATCAGATATTTTTGAAAACGGAGAGGGAACACAAGTACAACTCTTTATTAAAAAAGCATAA